A genome region from Panicum virgatum strain AP13 chromosome 4K, P.virgatum_v5, whole genome shotgun sequence includes the following:
- the LOC120702208 gene encoding velvet complex subunit B-like, giving the protein MWPSSLPRHGHDGGEKNTSARLAGCQNAAFPTAHHGPLCPLHPLRPGLPPAAALPTERCGPPCPHCMPAAAALATKGRVVALPVALPAVSTWPLSPQPSSVLALPAGDAPDAALAGTCAGRQPPRRSPVPRPSTALAPAAGRRGPCLLALPASTAALDGARAGRRPLWPLPVLALPASTAALDGARPCSRSLPAAVALARARAPRSAAALDGARPCSRSLPAAAALTLAYAPAVRAPSRSRRLWDEKL; this is encoded by the exons ATGTGGCCTTCATCCCTTCCACGCCATgggcacgacggcggcgagaaGAACACAAGCGCTCGGCTCGCGGGGTGCCAGAACGCTGCATTCCCCACCGCCCACCACGGCCCTCTGTGCCCGCTGCACCCGCTACGCCCTGgcttgccgccggccgcggcactCCCCACTGAACGCTGCGGCCCTCCGTGCCCGCACTGtatgccggccgccgcggccctcgCCACCAAGGGGCGCGTGGTCGCCCTTCCCGTCGCGCTCCCCGCcg TGTCAACCTGGCCACTGTCGCCGCAGCCGTCGTCCGTACttgcgctccccgccggcgatgCGCCCGACGCGGCCCTCGCCGGCACTTGCGCTGGCCGCCAGCCACCGCGGCGCTCGCCCGTGCCGCGGCCCTCGACggcgctcgcgccggccgccggccgccggggcccTTGCCTGCTCGCACTCCCCGCCAGCACCGCGGCCCTCGATGGCGCTcgcgctggccgccggccgctgtGGCCCTTGCCCGTGCTCGCGCTCCCCGCCAGCACCGCGGCCCTCGACGGCGCTCGCCCGTGCTCGCGGTCCCTGCCGGCTGCCGTGGCCCTTGCCCGTGCTCGCGCTCCCCGCAGCGCCGCGGCCCTCGACGGCGCTCGCCCGTGCTCGCGGtccctgccggccgccgcggccctcaCCCTCGCCTACGCTCCCGCCGTCCGCGCCCCCTCTCGCAGCCGTCGCCTct GGGATGAGAAATTATAA